In Aspergillus fumigatus Af293 chromosome 2, whole genome shotgun sequence, a genomic segment contains:
- a CDS encoding complex I 24 kDa subunit family protein — MASKFFPAIPRVGRQLFHQIPKSQCRPFSAGPQRYSDTLAVHRNKPNNNPSIPFKFSEQNMKLVDEILKRYPPQYKKGAVMPLLDLGQRQHGYTSISVMNEVARILEMPPMRVYEVATFYTMYNREPVGKYFVQLCTTTPCQLGGCGSTKILEAIQEHLGITAGHTTEDGLFTFIEVECLGACVNAPMVQINDDYYEDLTPESIKALLTALKESATAAESGKEVKVPAPGPLSGRHSCENSAGLTNLQNPVWDPETMMRKDGALDQQA, encoded by the exons ATGGCTTCCAAGTTCTTCCCCGCTATCCCGCGGGTTGGCCGCCAATTGTTCCACCAGATTCCCAAGTCCCAATGCAGACCGTTCTCGGCTGGCCCGCAACGTTACAGCGATACACTTGCCGTG CATCGCAACAAGCCTAACAACAACCCCTCTATCCCTTTCAAGTTCTCCGAGCAGAATATGAAACTCGTCGATGAGATCCTCAAACGCTACCCTCCCCAGTACAAGAAGGGTGCCGTTATGCCCCTCCTGGACTTGGGCCAGCGCCAGCACGGCTATACCAGCATTAGCGTCATGAACGAAGTCGCCCGTATCCTTGAGATGCCCCCAATGCGAGTTTACGAAGTCGCTACCTTCTACACCATGTATAACCGTGAGCCGGTTGGAAAGTACTTTGTTCAGCTTTGCACCACG ACACCCTGCCAGCTAGGTGGCTGCGGTAGCACCAAGATCCTCGAAGCCATCCAGGAGCACCTGGGCATCACTGCCGGGCACACAACAGAAGACGGCCTTTTCACCTTCATCGAGGTTGAGTGCCTGGGCGCCTGTGTCAATGCCCCCATGGTGCAGATTAACGACGACTACTACGAAGATCTCACGCCCGAGTCCATCAAGGCCCTTCTCACAGCCCTGAAGGAGTCTGCCACAGCCGCGGAGAGCGGCAAGGAAGTTAAGGTGCCCGCGCCAGGCCCTCTGAGCGGAAGACACTCCTGCGAGAACAGTGCCGGGCTCACGAACCTGCAAAATCCTGTGTGGGACCCCGAGACGATGATGCGGAAGGACGGTGCCTTGGATCAGCAGGCTTAA